ACAACTAATGTgccaatattaaattattcacgaAAAATACACTAggtatcatatatatttgaaatgtttGCACTTTTAAATCGaacaaattacatttaagtgctaattcatcaaaattattattattatttcattttgtatGTACGTTACAATAAAAGCGTGAAATTCAGTAAATGTATACTCTTACAAGAGCACTAATTTATAAGTATGAGTGTAGTGAGATAGAGAAAGGGGGGGAGAGGCTGCGTCCCCCacgtctaaaaaaaaactgatctAACCCAACCCAATCTGTATCAgtgtgatatatataatgatgttacttattaaaagatataaatttgaaacataaaatttagtaaatgTATACATTGACTAGTAAATGCATACATTGACTAGtaagtgtatatatttactaaactGATTTCACGCTTTTACTGAGACATATATATCAAACACTTATAAATATCAGACGTAgctttaaaataacaaatatccAGGTTCGATGCATTTGACATTTGGAAATGTCAATTTCGAAATGCTCATTTCAGTTGTGAAGATGTACAATACATGGCACCTAGTATATATCTTGATTCGCGATAAATGACAATTATCTGTGACAATTATCAAGTTTCGGACAAACTAAGACGACTTTATCGATGTCACAATCGTAGCATTTATTACAGGGTGTTATTGCAAATGACACAGAGAGGTGAACTCGTGTGAGATGATGTGCAAGTCGCAACGTTATTGGAAAGCAGAATAcatgactaattgtaagattgaCAGAATAAAGAATACGTACGTATACGAGTAGATAGAGAGATACAGGCCAGTACCACAGATCGAAGTCTAACAAGATTACACATAAGAAGCCGTAAATAGACACACAGCGTATGTAAAGGAAAAACAGGCTCGCAcattatagatacatatactACGGCGAGTTCTTTTAAACGGAAAGGAAAAAATCGTACTtggaaaaaattgtataataactgcaaaaaaattaaatatcaacacaaatttatttttaccggAACTTGTATACATTGAtacatatttgtatcttttcgACGAAATAGTATTTTAGAGAGGAATGTAAGAATAATAGAAGATACAAAATTAAGGAAAACATGCTAAGTGTGtaaatacacacatatatgaaagagaaagagaggagagagagagagagagagagagagagagagagagagagagagagagagagaggaaagttGATTACATATAGAGGCATTTGATTTTAGATTTGAACAAGTGAGAAACGAAAATAACGTGCCACTTCGATTATTCTTGCATTTGGCTACGTTAGAACGATATGTTGCATTATTAAAGGGAAAAGttgaatgtataatttatataagtatatttatatatataaattatagattttgcTCGTATAAGTGTAAATCGCGAAGTCACTTAATTACCAAATGTGATTGAAACACCAAGCTTCTGTCGATTAGCAAGGTCATTCATGCGCTGGAGTTTCTTCTCCAATCTACAAAATTATTGTTGCTGAATTGCTTTCAATATTTCCTTGACATTATtacaagtataatatataatttttttaacaagttGCTTGTTTAATATGAAGGTTCTATTAATTCATATTGACTgtatcataaagaaaaaaagattaagttaaatattactaCAAGAAACATTTGTAGACTCTATTGCATCATCTTCAACGATATATGTATGCCTCTCTTACATCGCATGCTATATCCAAACGCAAAATACGTGCTGTTTGATAAGAAGCGGAATCCTTAAAACGTTCCAACCATTCGGTCTTCATAGGAACTAGGAACTCCAGAATTGATTGATATTTACATACCTGGAGTTGTGTGTCCGACACGGTGTTTCTCTTTAGTCGACTGACCCGCGGGCTGTTGACACGTGGTAGTCGCTGAGATAGTTCCAGTGTCCTCGTTGGTTACTACTATCGAATCGTAACATGCAACAGTGCAAAGCCAACCCACCAGACTTTCACTTAGTTCAGAAGATCTGAATCTGAGTAAGCTATGGAATTTTTAAGACCCTAATCCTTAGACAACGACGATATATTAGCGCTTCTCAGACATATCGAATTACGACATTAAAAGCAAAAACTCCTATGAGTTTAAGTTAATTAAGGTTTACAACTATCTGTTAAtccacaaataaaaaagtctacgtcacattttattaatcttattccgtttaatataataaaataagacatgcagaaaattaatttatttcaatatgttATAATCAAGAAAAGATTCACAAGATCTTTCCGTTCGCTTTTGACATCATAATCCAATGACAGCAGTGAGAGGCTAGAAGCCTTTGctcaacataaataattatggttATCCATTCAGCCTCCTCGTCTCTCCcataacataaatttaatgaaaaaattatataattgcgtTATTTATGcgctcttaaaaattaaagtcaaAGCTTTCGCAATCCCTCTTTAGCTTAgctaaaagaaatatactatTCTGCATTAATATAAGACAAAAATGAAGGAAGCTCACCGTTCTTCTCCATAGGAATTAAATATCAGTATCCTACCTGTCGTATAACGGATCCTAGTGAACGATAAAgtatggaaaaattttgtctttattcttaataatcataaaaagatAGCCTGTGATATTTTACATCGAACGCGATAAGTAATAGCTATTCAGCTAATGTTTTTCAACACTAATGTTCAGCcaaaattttccaaaagaGTTTAGTTGGTATTTAGCAACAAATTCAACATATCATGTAGTAAACAATttacagaatatataaatatatatattgataacgTAACgcatacatattaatattcaaatgtCAGCAcgtatcattatatatatcgatattcaTATGTTTATACTTAATtactacttaaaaaaaaaaatgttatattgaATAATCAGTTGAAAACTTTGAATGAAAACTTTGGACGAACCGGTAAAAGAGGAATTTGAATTGCAACAGTCATGCTGCTTCGCCAAGACATCAATAGCTTAATTAAATTGTGAATAATAGACGCACTTTTGGCAGTtacaaattcatttttatggaattattaaaatctcttCTTTCAAGCATagtatgttatataaatatataatataatataatatataatttataacagtGTTACAATCTCCGTATATCATTTGCagattatctttttttttttaatattttcaagtcCGAAAACTAGTAAGAATGAGAAAAACATCTTAATTTCAACTCTGAGTTTCATTCATTGTTCGCGATTAAAAGTATAGGTACGAAAGACGAGTTTCATACGATACCgtacttttctttttacattgaaaataaacataattggTTGTCGCtcttatttaagatattatataaagaaaagacgttataacttttaaaagtctgtttatataaaaaagatttcttattGTGTTATCACAATATGACATAAATATGACACtgtaataatagaaattaaatttgtttttttttttccgtttttattattttatttaacgcgCACCAAGTGTTAATAGTATtaatctttcaaaaatatgcgtgagagagagaggataaCTAAAggcatatgttaaaattaaagacaTATGTttggaaatttcaataaaatgacGTTTAACTGCAAAAAGTGATTATTTAACGAGTGTAATAACCAATAGCCTAGAGCGAAAGCCAGAATATGATGAGTTTGAAACGTAATGTATCTTCCTTACCGTATGGCGTTATATATGACTTAACAATACCAATTTGCTTAAACGCCAGCCTTTAACATGTCTATATTACTCAAATATTACATTGCAACATCAGCACAATGAGCTAATTTCAAGTATCAATAAAATACCTTGCCACGTATCACACATATGTCACACATTTTATCAGAGTACGCGAACAATTGAATTATGCAATGACTTACCGGAATGAGGTGGCGCGAGAAGGGATCGACTAGAGCTGAAAAAGGGTCTTAGCGATGGCTTCGGTGTACTACTAACAGACATGGTATCCAATTCTGGCCCACTGTCTGATAAATCTTCTAATTCGTCGAACAATTCTTCTATCTCCATATCGCCACCTTTAACAAAACCATGGAAAgactttcaataaatattttgcttgTTTTAGAAATCGTTTAATTCcgattatcatttatttaacgttttcaaaattgcatttaatatgtaaaaagttttaagaaaaacttttattaatattaatcgactAAGTTTTATCGAAGTTGGATCTGTTATATTGATTTCCTGCATAATTTCGTTCATATAGTATCGTACATACCTGAAAGTTTCTGCCCGATCTCCTCTTGATCGTGCTCCAACTCCTCAGATACCCTAAACCGCTTTAGCAGAGCTATAAACTTTTGCTTTAAATTTCTTTGCTGCAAAACACAATAAACATCGGAATCAAATATAGACGCAACGAGGAGCCGGGCCGACCAGGCCGCCTGAAGCTGAATGGAAATATTATGCGCACCCTGGCATTCGTTGGAATCTTCCCGCGACTCTTCCGCCTATGCACCTCCAACGTAGGCTCGCTGTCGCTGCCCTCCGCCTCGCCCTCCGAGCTAAACTCCTCTTCCTCGTCACTAAATTCCGGACAGAGCCTCTCATTAGGATCGTTCGTCAGTCTTTTATCGTGATCAACCGGCTGGGAACTCAGAGCGACAACGCTCACGCGTGCCAGTGGAACCGAGTGACCACCGTATTTTTCCGCCTTATCTGATATGAGTTCCAACTCGACGTCCATTTGCTTCTGCAACACCtgtaaaaaatgattatcGTTGGCAATGGCAAGGAAATTTTATGTCCGATGCAATATCGACACGATGCGTCTTCATCTTTgtcggaaaatatattttgtaacgcTATTAGGATATAATCTATATTGATCTATTAATCTATCTCTTTATTATAAgagtttttattgtaattataccaactttaaaggaaaaataaattattttgttttcgaTGGAATAAAGTGAAACACCAGACTTACTTGTGCCATGTTAACGATTCCTTCCGCGAGAGTCTTGTATCCGAGCATCGTGCGATTCTTGTATCGCTTGCGCCTCTGCAATAATATCAGAAGTTTGTTGCCGTCTCTCTTGAGGAAATGCGGATATTGAAGTGCAAATTGCAATTCCAGCTCGGTGTCGAGTATGCCGCCGGGCGGTATAGCCATCTCGTTCGAACGCAAAGTTCTCTTGGAGCTCTGCATCTTGACCGCGATGCTGATGGACGCTAGGTCCGAGCCGAGCGGTCGGAGTATCACTAATCGAGTTAATGTCAAGGAACACAgcctaaaaataaaacgaaaccAAAGtgagatatgtatataaagattCAAgactttaagatattttaaggTTTGATCCATAGATTGTCTGGAAGAAATCTGAAGAAATCTCGGAAATATACATTCGGCAGCATGAGTATAAATAGTATCCACAATTCAAAGAGACTGTTTACTCAGAgttaaacaaagataaatgTAACGACCAATGTGTCTCTGTCTCGCGATGTAGACTATTGAGTATGCACTTCGGAAGGCATGAATAGATGATATCGatcaatataatttctttctcgaaGAGAACGACTGGCATGACAATTGAGACGTCTAAGTCTATAAGGTACAATACAAGGGTCCTTCAGAAGATAAGGGCCGATTGTATTTATCGTATGTGCATGGCAAGATATCGCGTATGcgacaaaatttaaaaggtGATtcatggaaaaataaaaaaaagtgttgtaTCTCTACACGAGTTATCATCTATTTTGCTTATCGTCGCGTTAATACTCCGGTTTAAAGTCAATGAGACTACGCCCGCCAAGGCTGGATATCCGAACTGCCCCTTGCGTCAGAGATTTCTGCGTGTAAAAAAACAAGGTCGTTAATACGACCCGCCATCAATTTTGTGGCTTTTATGGATAAAGAGCCACGTAATAGACTTCGGAATTCTCTTGAAAAATTCCGATGAGAAGATATTTTCGAGCACGCTCATCGCGTAAGCTATAAAATCGATTAAAAggacttttttcaaaaaattatcagaGCTAGAGAAAACTAGTGGAGATAACTTTGGCGGGGAATGACACTATAACGATGATGTTCTTCGACGGAATAGAAAAAGTAATAACGTTGTACGATATAAACGTCGAAAACCCGTCGTCGAGGAGGATGATGTGAGAGAGTGAAGTATATACTGTTAAAATAGCAGCTGTGTATAAGTctctttatgaaataaattttcttttacggTCAATAGGTCCTTACTCCGTTCGATCTCCTTTCGTACATAATTTACTTCTCGATGATACGCGCGGTAGAGCCTATACCAAGTGGAAACATCGTCGAAACCCTTATTACATGCGGTGGGGAAAAGGACGGTTATCGTTATTTATGAAGAGGGTTTCCGGGGGCGTTGGGGGGCGAGTGCTAAATATAGCCGCAGAGAGCAGAAACTACAGGTGGCACACGTTATCACTCGAGcgcgcatttattttatacatgttaCGTGATACATGTGCACGATGACGATTTCGTTTGCGATAATACGATCGATTCGCGAAAAATAACTAAATCTGGATTTGATCCGTTATGTCAGCGGTATTTAAAGAACTCGAATCCTTTCGGTACGCGTCTATCTTTCTATCGGAAATTGTCCGAATTATCCGAATCAtgcgaatatattatttctaaaccGAACAATGTTCTCGTgtattaaaatgcaataaaatatatacactgTCGTTATCACAGTACGTTCACATCATAACTACCATTATCACCGTATGTATCGATTATTCCGAATaatggagagaaaaaaaaatatttccgataAAAGCGCTTTCGAATAATCGATCCAAAGTGCAAAGTAACAAAATTGCTCGAACGTACGGACAAGGGGGATTTGGGATATTTAGATCCCTGCGATCGGACCATTGAAGATAAGCGTCATAATCATTTAgtataaatttagtttaagCGCAGAACAGGCGTTTGAAATGTGCATGCGTAGTTAAACGTGATATCTAGTGTTATTTCGATTACATATACCCTATCTCGccgttatatttatacttttgcTCGTGGCGTATACGTAATATCACGTATCCAAGGCGCCTCGGAAAATCTTTTTTAGGAACTTGTTGGAAATCGACAGCATTGTAACCAGCGATGGCAACGTTAATTTCGTAGTCGGACTGGTCGCGTCGTGCATCCGAATTTATACCGACGTAACCGCTGACTTTTGCCAAACACGTGCCGGCCATCGTGGTTTGGCAGTACGTGCGAGTCAAAAATACTGCAGTAATCATCATTTCGTCACATGCCGTTCGCGGTTCGCTagccacacacacacacacatataaagatatatgtatatacgcggCACGATATAAACTTTACAGTCGATCCCCCAAATCGATTAAGGTATTTATAGTGAAAAGAACGTACATCCCTGCTTTCGCGAGACAGGCATTTAAAAGTTGGCGTAGTGGATATCTAAAACTATAGATAAGAATTTCGCGGTATTACAACTATAACGTCTCACCGATCTCGCGCGTTCACGGGCTTAAAAACGCcctattttcatttatattactcGACGGTCTTATCGCCGACAATACAAAAGGCATTTTAAGTAATAGTATagtaaattgtatatatgatAGATAAAAAACGTTTGCTACATACTTTCgaacattacaaaataacacTCTCGAATCGTAtcatttcttattgttagaacgACTTACTTTCCGAATTAATGTGAAGCGCAACGTGGCGCAACgtggttctttttttattcagacTTTAGACAATGGATTTACAGGATTTAAAACAGGAATATTCTACACAACATCTTgagtatattaattacttactaTTAATCTGTTGAAATCTATTCGATGCAACACCAAGAAATTTCTCTCAAaactttgattaattttattttttatttaatgatttctgAAGAATatcattacatatttttttagagagaGGGCAGAAATTTAAACATGTTTGGAGATTAGGTATTGATCAATGGAAgattttattcgtttatttattaattttttttatttctttctgctTGCAGTAAAACTTTTGCCCCACCAGAACGTTAACTTAacatatagatttaaaaaataataattttaactttaaattaattctactCCAGTTTGATTTGACAAATCTTGTACATTCacaaaaacaagaaataatttgtctcGTATTGACACTTCTGCGACAAGTGTCAAATGTCAGGCTGTAAACATGGAAAGATTAACGATAAACATCGATCTGTCATCGTTTAAGAGTACGATAAAAAGTGCGACGAATATCAAAGTGCGACGTAATATTATCAAGGATTGCGGAATTCTCTCATTCATCGCGAACGTGACGAGCGCGGATCTGTCAGATTCTGTTGACAGTTGCAGTCGTTTCGGAGTCACAAGTGGATGCGAGATGCGAGATGCgacgcgtgtgcgtgtgtcaTACGACTGTGACTCAACTGCGAAGAAGGACGCAACGTGTCCGCGTTCATTCGCAAATACGGGCGTCGCAAAACGGACACGTCGCGCGAGCAAGCACGGGGGAGTGCccgtaaaaaagaaaaggacgTGCAAACGCCAGACGCTCGTCGCCCCCAGTTGGAGAAACGTTACTTAGCGTCCACCATAACGTCGAAGAATGCCAggcgagccgagccgagccgagccgcgCCACGGGTCGCGGGGGTCGAACAATCGCCGGACTCCGGAGTAATCGTCGCGAAATGCGCCGTCCGTTACCTGGGTATGCAATTCGGGGGCGTGCGATCCACTTCCCAGGTGGCGAACAGCTTCATGGGAACGGGCCGGGTGGCCGGGGCCGTCACCTTCGTCCGTTCCGCCATTTTTGGCCCTGGCGGCCCGCGAGACACACGCAACACCTACGATCACCTACGATTCACCGCGTCTCGCGGCTCGCAGTCGACTGTCGACTATCAATGACCGTCACCGCCGTCACCGCCGTCACCGGTCACCGTGGTGAAGAGCGGCGGCTCAACACGGGTACGCGGGAGACGGGAGGCCGACTCGCGTCGAGCTGGCCGATGATTCCGAATTCGACCGTGGCACCAATGGCGCCACGTTTGTCCCAACTCCCAACTCCAGTCCGTGCGCGGCGCGATCAGCCGGAACGAAAATTCCTGGAATCACCGAGGAAAATGTCGCGACATCTCGCAAGTTCGATACGAGGTAATTTCGATTGTAATTAAACATTACCGACGCTCGAAATGGGAAGATGATGATCGATAAGATTGAATCTTGCCGATTTTTGAAACACCACTCGATATattgatagaaaaatttatttcaagggatttttttttaccaagaTTTCcgtcttcacaaaattataccTTGTTCCAACAAGATTGACATCCATTACAAAAGACAAGATGCCTTTATCcgtcaaataataataacgaacTGATGcgttattatacatacatatatctaagtgataatataatcgtgttggattttattacaaaaaatgtacAGGTGATATTAGTaaccaaataataaatatacacgttTCCTCcgtttccttccttccttcttttccttttctcgcTGTTAATGCTGTTATAATAGCTTTTTTACACTTATTTAAATCAGATGATACGACAACCACCACATTAGAACAGGTTGGACACCAGCCAAAGACAATATAAAGTAAAGCCGCCTTTTATTACCAGAGGCTGTGTACGAACTATGGCCTTGTGGAATGACTCTTAATTTTAACGATCGCATTAGAAAGACAGCTAGAGAAGCACTGAAGTACAGTAGCGTCACGTAGTAACCAAACTTTCGAAATAACAACGATATCAACAGTGCCGCGTTGACACCGACATATTTATAACCGCAATACGCCAGCAAGTCGAACGTTGCTAGACTCGTTTGAAGATTCATCACGTACAAACTCACAGTGTGAACGAGCAATTCGATCAAACCCCAAGCAAGAGCGGAACTAGCTAGTATACCGAGTTGTTCGTGGGTGAAACGTTCCTGCATGCCTAAAACTAATCCTGCCACAGCAACGTACGTGAAAAACGCCATTGTAGGAATATACATATCAGGTGCGTTAGTCTCGTATCGCGGTTGCAACGGTACATCTTGCTCGTACTTAACAGACCAGTCCTATaacaaacaattattattgattttgcGTAGCTGATATCTCTATTGATCTTTATAAATTCATTTCtatatgaaacaaaaataacaatCAACGTGTTTCAACTGTGCAATATATTCATCTCCATCTTCAAACAATGTCTCCTCCTGAAGCTTACCTTATGTGTAAACGGGAAGAACAACAGCATCAATTTTGCGAAGACGTAATCGGTGTTTACAGCGAAGTAATATTTCAACGCTGTAACTGGCACATATTTCTCGAGATGCTGTTTTCCAGTACCAACCAATGCATTTCCATATTGTACAGCCATATCTGTAACGACTGGCTGAGCCAAGACGTGCGCAGCAAATTGTGGACTCGCAAACTCCCCTCCTCCTTGATTATCGCTGGGTGGATACGCGGACATCTGAGGATTAAATCCGTATGGCGATGGCCCTTGACCAGGAACATTGAAGCCATATTCCGGCATTGTACCATTATTCATGGGCACCTAGGATTAAGTTGATGATTTAATGATGAATTGATCAAAAATCTGATGTAGCGTGTGAACTCTGTGATACATACACTGGACACTGCCATCTGAAAGTTCCCGGACACTTGCCTTATTTAGATTTATACAGAATTGTACATACAAAATGTTGGTAAACATtgttttttgcaatatattcaTGAATTTGTACATCTCTTCCAGGAATAGCAAGTGACGAATAAAAGAGcacaaaaataacaatttgcgaatatattacaaaaaacaatatttacaaaCATTCTGTATGCACAATTCTGCTAAATAATTCTGCAAGTGTCTGGGAACTTTCAAACGCCAGTggttataaaaacatatgtaaaagcaaaaatgttGACGCTAACTAAATGGCTGCGTTTTGCCGAACCTCTGCTTAGCTAAGCGCAAAGTAGCAATCAAGTGTAATTGGTTGGATCCAAAGGTAAGAACCGAACACATTCATTGCTACTTTGCACTTAGCTAATCAGAGGTTCGACAAAACGCAGCCAATGAaactaaatataatcatagtatacattttataaaatttacctgttggttatacatatatggatgTTGTGCCATTGGAGGAGTTGGCGCGGACAAGCCAGCTGACGGATCTAATAATCTCTTTGGTTTCCCTGTCGAGATGaacaatttatctttatatgaaatgaaaacaacgacaataaaattagtttaatCATACGCTATTTGacagcaataataaaattaacattcttattcttattcttcttATTACATTAGACTGGACGATGACAaagctaataattttatccatATGCTGTTTGAAATACAGGAATTATTTCTCTGTTCTTTGCAGCTGAACTTTTAGTATTTtcctcgttttttatttccttctaATTATATGcctatttctttttaagtaCAGAAAGTATTCTTCGTAGTGCAGCTGTAAAGAACAGACCTATTACACGTAAACCGATATTACTCGTTAAGACTAACCCATGCAACCAAGCTATTCCGCGCTACATCGTTTCTATAAGAAAGGGTTATAGGATATCGTAAATATCGATGATCAAACACACGTAAATGTACACGGAAAACATGGAGCAAGTTTACACATCTGCCATTCGTAGGTTATTACGCTCACCTCGGCGTGCGTTCGAATGATTGTAATTCATATTTCTACGATTTATATCACGTTCTGGATGCTTCCTCAGCTATTCGGCACAGTAAGCTGAAGTCTTGCTGCGTTTAGACACCGATTACTTGTAaatgatgaaattaaaaacaatttgcGCTATAGTCGCTACACCACGTCGCCATGTTTCGCTCTTTCTGTCTGACTGACGTCTGATCCGTCTGATCGTCATTTATGGAATATTTTACTACGAAATTCACACCAATCACACCGCGACGTCCGCGACGACGAGACGAGCGGGGTTCAATAGAAAGATTTGTTTTCTAGGAACAAAAGCGGCATCTACTAAAATCCCTAGGAGATTTAATCTCCTATTGGATATCGAACGCATGTCAAACCATGGTGTAAAAAACAGCTAGCTGGTCTATTTACACCATGTGTCAAACATCGAGTGAAGACCAGACACGACTGTTTTtggtatgtatgtacattcaTCGTGTCTGTATGTACGTGTATGTATTTGTGTTGGTGTACGGTATATACCGTTGGCCGACGTGTCAACACGAATAGTACTCaatgagaattttattaattaacaatcaaCAACaagaataatacaaattacatCACCATCACCATCGATTAATTCTCCGCTACAGCTTCAGTTTGAGTGCCAGGTTTGTCACCGTCATCCATCACCGTCATGTTTGTCCGAACGTAGACGTTTCCAAATCTGtcgtattttttcttgtacTTATGCACATaattgttgataaaaaatattttaaacttaatgTTTTTAGATCACATTTCGATATCcggttaatttaatttattatctctacgcttaaattttttatacaaaatacacTACCGTTTGTcaaattaatgcaattaacacaaatttattatatatattttttttaagccgCTGTGTCGTACATATAATATCATCGTTCTTAACGGTTGAGAACATTTATTAAGCGATAAATATATCTACTTTCGACTATTTattaacttaaataaatacaaatatacatattaagcTGCAATGTCATGTCTGTCGTTTCACAtcatatttgtttcatttaaaACACGTTCACTTTtagtcataaaataaaacaattacatttttattaatattaattaatgtagaagttataattataaagtaagtAAAATGCttcatttcaaatattttatgatttaatataaaatgaaatgttgaaaatatatagatttatatctgcattaataaaagttttatatttggaTACACAACACATTTAACGatactattaaattattgtttaacactttagttaaatgttaaatgctTAATGATAATTAGACATAGCAGTAAGATAAATATctcttatgaaaaattataatgagaAATATCTGAATAATGACGTTGATGAAGTAGATTATAGTAGAAGAACACGAGAAGAGAATAATTGGAATAATCAGTCTTTGACAGAAT
The nucleotide sequence above comes from Temnothorax longispinosus isolate EJ_2023e chromosome 4, Tlon_JGU_v1, whole genome shotgun sequence. Encoded proteins:
- the Yif1 gene encoding protein YIF1B; translation: MNYNHSNARRGKPKRLLDPSAGLSAPTPPMAQHPYMYNQQVPMNNGTMPEYGFNVPGQGPSPYGFNPQMSAYPPSDNQGGGEFASPQFAAHVLAQPVVTDMAVQYGNALVGTGKQHLEKYVPVTALKYYFAVNTDYVFAKLMLLFFPFTHKDWSVKYEQDVPLQPRYETNAPDMYIPTMAFFTYVAVAGLVLGMQERFTHEQLGILASSALAWGLIELLVHTVSLYVMNLQTSLATFDLLAYCGYKYVGVNAALLISLLFRKFGYYVTLLYFSASLAVFLMRSLKLRVIPQGHSSYTASGNKRRLYFILSLAGVQPVLMWWLSYHLI